A genomic region of Dunckerocampus dactyliophorus isolate RoL2022-P2 chromosome 8, RoL_Ddac_1.1, whole genome shotgun sequence contains the following coding sequences:
- the fam72a gene encoding protein FAM72A has product MSTSNANFKNKCVAQVSCIFCDSLLCTRGMKAVLLADTEVELFSTDIPPNRTVDFVASCYSTESCKCKLRDIACLKCGNVVGYHVVAPCKPCLLSCNNGHFWMFNSDSVSTLNRLDASGLNLLLWGDLPELEDSDNEESESPSEEECIR; this is encoded by the exons ATGTCGACGTCCAACgctaattttaaaaacaagtgTGTGGCCCAAGTTAGCTGCATATTTTGTGACAGTTTGCTCTGTACGAGAGGCATGAAGGCAGTGCTTCTTGCAGACACAGAGGTGGAGCTTTTTTCGACTGATATACCCCCAAATAG AACTGTCGACTTTGTGGCCAGCTGCTACTCAACTGAAAGCTGCAAATGCAAGCTGAGAGACATTGCATGTCTCAAATG TGGTAATGTTGTGGGTTATCACGTTGTGGCCCCTTGTAAACCCTGCCTGCTTTCCTGTAACAACGGACATTTCTGGATGTTCAACAGTGACTCCGTTTCCACACTAAACAGATTGGATGCATCAG GTCTCAACCTGCTCCTGTGGGGAGATCTCCCTGAGCTGGAAgacagtgacaatgaggaatcGGAAAGCCCATCAGAGGAAGAGTGTATCAGGTAA